The Terriglobus tenax genome contains a region encoding:
- a CDS encoding glycerophosphodiester phosphodiesterase family protein, which yields MMKRTIACMILMSGVAMAQNDPFLTLMKKAGEHAKARGAKHTPVLSPVDSTVLGAKATVHVDTLHAAGFQVVPWTTNDAEKMKALIDLGVDGIITDRPDILHKVILEQRAAGKALKGFDNSAHRGGRGLRPENTLPSFESGMDEGATTLETDTGVTTDGVSLLWHDQFLNPESCRKADGSAYTMENRAYINTLSMAEAQKSFICDKLHFGGDQKNDLALSPVAVAFAKLEKMPSPYSPTNAAQLFRFVKFYTEYYKSGAGKSTPHASERAATGASVRFNLETKIMPDRLPPSVAGAQNTNVPADLYKNHSVGPQEFVKALCGAIVSEKMTARAEVQSFDFRTLQLVEEQYPEIPTYYLTNNAKLLSSDFVPEGLRLSLDETK from the coding sequence ATGATGAAGCGTACGATTGCCTGCATGATCCTGATGAGCGGTGTCGCCATGGCTCAGAACGACCCTTTCCTGACGTTGATGAAAAAGGCCGGCGAACACGCGAAGGCCAGGGGGGCAAAGCATACGCCCGTGCTCTCGCCGGTGGACTCCACCGTTCTTGGCGCCAAGGCCACGGTGCATGTGGATACACTGCACGCCGCCGGCTTCCAGGTTGTGCCCTGGACGACCAATGACGCCGAAAAGATGAAGGCGCTCATCGACCTGGGCGTCGACGGCATCATTACCGATCGCCCGGACATTCTGCACAAGGTCATCCTGGAACAGCGCGCCGCCGGCAAGGCCCTGAAGGGCTTTGATAACTCCGCTCACCGCGGTGGACGCGGTCTGCGCCCGGAGAATACGCTGCCTTCCTTTGAGAGCGGCATGGACGAAGGCGCGACGACGCTTGAGACCGACACGGGCGTGACCACCGATGGTGTCTCCCTGTTGTGGCATGACCAGTTTCTGAACCCGGAGAGCTGCCGCAAGGCGGATGGCTCGGCGTACACCATGGAAAACCGCGCATATATCAACACGCTGTCGATGGCCGAGGCGCAGAAGAGCTTCATCTGCGACAAGCTGCACTTCGGCGGTGACCAGAAGAACGATCTGGCCCTGTCGCCGGTGGCTGTGGCCTTTGCGAAGCTCGAAAAGATGCCCAGTCCCTACTCGCCAACCAATGCCGCCCAGCTCTTCCGCTTCGTGAAGTTCTATACGGAGTACTACAAGTCCGGCGCGGGTAAGAGCACGCCCCACGCATCTGAGCGCGCCGCGACCGGCGCAAGTGTTCGTTTCAATCTTGAGACCAAGATCATGCCCGACCGTCTGCCCCCCTCGGTGGCCGGAGCACAGAACACCAACGTTCCTGCCGACCTGTACAAGAATCACTCCGTCGGCCCACAGGAGTTCGTGAAAGCGCTGTGCGGTGCCATTGTCAGTGAAAAGATGACCGCTCGTGCCGAGGTGCAGAGTTTTGACTTCCGCACGCTGCAACTGGTGGAAGAGCAGTATCCCGAGATTCCCACCTACTACCTGACCAACAACGCGAAGCTGCTGAGCAGCGATTTCGTTCCGGAAGGTCTTCGTCTTTCGTTAGACGAAACCAAGTAG
- the lpxB gene encoding lipid-A-disaccharide synthase — protein sequence MISALKAQLPQARFLGLGGLEMEAAGQQRVVRAEDVAHMGITEILRHIPTIYAKYRQLIRAIREQKPDIAVLIDFPDVNFRLAKELHRQGVPVVYFVSPQLWAWKKSRLRWVQERITKMMVIFPFEQPFYQARGVDAEFVGHPLAELPLPSSTRAEYAVQHGLDANRRWIALLPGSRRKELHANLPTMLQAAKLLSPENDGYEFLLPVASTLKPADVQEVLQQANYPAVHLVSDAREALHHAAVSVVASGTATVQAAVIGNPFVVVYKVSPLTFRLAKKLVSYPPEIPAPVDEHGNLPIAMANLIAGRRIVPELLQENFTAEKLAVLLQSWLSDPAKLADVREDLHALRRGLEAQKPGETAIDRVKMAVLQLLGANCV from the coding sequence CTGATTTCGGCCCTCAAAGCTCAACTGCCCCAGGCGCGCTTCCTCGGCCTGGGCGGGCTGGAGATGGAGGCCGCCGGACAACAGCGCGTCGTCCGCGCTGAAGACGTCGCGCACATGGGCATTACCGAGATCCTGCGGCACATCCCCACCATCTACGCAAAATACCGCCAGCTCATCCGCGCCATCCGCGAGCAGAAACCGGACATCGCCGTGCTGATCGACTTCCCTGATGTGAACTTCCGTCTGGCGAAAGAGCTGCACCGCCAGGGCGTTCCGGTGGTCTATTTTGTGAGTCCACAGCTGTGGGCATGGAAGAAGAGCCGGCTGCGCTGGGTGCAGGAACGCATCACGAAGATGATGGTCATCTTCCCTTTCGAACAACCGTTCTACCAGGCACGCGGTGTGGATGCCGAGTTCGTCGGCCATCCGCTGGCGGAGCTGCCGCTGCCCTCTTCCACGCGTGCAGAGTACGCCGTACAGCATGGCCTGGATGCCAATCGACGCTGGATCGCCCTGCTGCCCGGCAGCCGCCGGAAAGAGTTGCACGCCAACCTGCCCACCATGCTGCAGGCGGCGAAGCTGCTCTCTCCAGAGAACGATGGCTATGAGTTCCTCTTACCGGTGGCCTCAACACTGAAGCCTGCGGACGTCCAGGAAGTCCTCCAACAAGCCAACTATCCCGCCGTCCACCTTGTCTCCGATGCCCGCGAGGCGCTGCACCATGCCGCGGTCAGCGTGGTGGCCAGTGGAACCGCGACCGTGCAGGCGGCGGTGATCGGCAATCCGTTCGTGGTGGTCTACAAGGTCTCTCCGCTCACCTTCAGGCTGGCGAAGAAGCTGGTCTCCTACCCGCCAGAGATTCCCGCACCCGTCGACGAGCATGGCAACCTGCCCATCGCCATGGCCAACCTGATTGCCGGCCGCAGAATCGTGCCGGAGCTGCTGCAGGAGAACTTCACCGCGGAAAAGCTGGCGGTGCTGCTGCAATCCTGGCTGTCGGACCCGGCAAAGCTCGCGGACGTCCGCGAGGACCTGCATGCGCTGCGCCGTGGACTTGAGGCGCAAAAGCCCGGTGAAACCGCCATTGACCGGGTAAAAATGGCTGTGCTCCAACTACTTGGCGCAAACTGCGTCTAA
- a CDS encoding M1 family aminopeptidase, with product MSGRVRSLLALAALSVSAYAAPLRPQVDVTGYVITAELDPSQNQLTATAKVTFTALEDLSSVTLELNNGLKITKLTDSTGASLSADRVATDSTVHITPARPLAKGTSATYIFEYAGILKDADTSPVEGIKMAAVADPISILLYPGRWFPMSGLYTDRFTAEMHIVVPKGETVVASGAGSHKDIAGGKTQFDFNWTRPGLPGTVIAGKFTEKTVGNIRTYTTEKHTTDATAYGETASKEFEFMQSTFGRPESTRVNLVELPDDAVSSSWGPELAAIAGSRWPDRNSYRLLANTLARQWWGSEISPATLNDAWITNGMARYAELMYMEDANGKNSLQTAIPDISAGALAYDTVPISSIGRLDPFSPQFQSMSLEKGAMVYHMLRWEIGDENFTKFLRNLLSVYTDKSVRSDDMESLAGKMNPQATTLEAFFAQWIDGTGAPAFQNKYTVFRLGSSKGFRTIGQITQDLDLFRMPIELRIETDGKTEIRRIDVSGSESQYTVETFGRPRRVTIDPDNWVLKSTPDLAVRVAVLRGQQQAAQGDLIAALNEYQKALDANKNSSLANYRIGEIFFLQKNYQSAANSFRDSLRGDGDPKWVEVWSHIKLGNIFDVTGQRDRAVNEYRLAIQTNDNTQGAVNEARARMASPYKRPKADE from the coding sequence ATGTCCGGCCGCGTCCGTTCTCTGCTTGCACTTGCCGCCCTTTCTGTCAGCGCTTACGCTGCTCCTCTCCGCCCCCAGGTCGACGTTACCGGGTACGTGATCACTGCCGAGCTTGACCCGTCCCAGAACCAGTTGACCGCCACGGCGAAGGTGACCTTTACAGCGCTGGAGGATCTTTCCAGCGTGACGCTGGAGCTGAACAACGGACTGAAGATCACGAAGCTGACGGACAGCACAGGCGCGTCCCTCTCCGCCGACCGAGTCGCCACCGATTCAACGGTTCACATTACGCCAGCCAGGCCGCTGGCGAAGGGGACCTCCGCCACTTACATCTTTGAGTACGCCGGCATTCTGAAGGACGCCGATACCAGCCCGGTGGAAGGCATCAAGATGGCCGCCGTGGCCGACCCTATCTCCATCCTGCTGTACCCGGGGCGCTGGTTCCCCATGAGCGGCCTGTACACCGACCGTTTTACCGCCGAGATGCACATTGTTGTGCCCAAGGGCGAGACAGTCGTGGCCAGCGGCGCGGGCAGCCATAAAGACATTGCGGGCGGCAAAACGCAGTTCGACTTCAACTGGACCAGGCCCGGCCTGCCCGGCACGGTCATCGCAGGCAAGTTTACCGAGAAGACCGTCGGCAATATCCGCACCTACACCACGGAAAAGCACACGACCGACGCCACCGCCTATGGCGAAACCGCCTCCAAGGAATTCGAGTTCATGCAGTCGACCTTCGGCCGGCCCGAATCGACGCGCGTGAACCTGGTGGAACTGCCGGATGATGCCGTCAGCTCGTCGTGGGGCCCGGAGTTGGCGGCCATTGCAGGCAGCCGCTGGCCCGACCGCAACAGCTATCGCCTGCTGGCCAATACGCTGGCTCGCCAGTGGTGGGGCTCGGAGATCTCCCCCGCTACGTTGAACGACGCCTGGATCACCAACGGCATGGCCCGCTATGCCGAGCTGATGTACATGGAAGACGCCAACGGCAAGAACTCGCTGCAGACGGCTATCCCGGACATCTCCGCCGGTGCACTGGCCTATGACACGGTGCCGATCTCGTCGATTGGCCGCCTGGACCCGTTCTCACCGCAGTTCCAGTCCATGTCGCTGGAAAAAGGCGCGATGGTTTACCACATGCTCCGCTGGGAGATTGGCGACGAGAACTTCACCAAGTTCCTGCGCAACCTGCTGTCGGTCTATACGGACAAGAGCGTCCGATCCGACGATATGGAATCGCTGGCCGGAAAGATGAATCCCCAGGCGACCACGCTCGAGGCATTTTTCGCGCAGTGGATTGACGGCACCGGTGCTCCGGCCTTCCAGAATAAGTACACCGTCTTCCGCCTGGGCAGTTCCAAGGGCTTCCGCACCATCGGCCAGATTACGCAGGACCTGGACCTGTTCCGGATGCCGATTGAGCTTCGCATTGAAACCGACGGCAAGACGGAGATCCGCCGCATTGACGTCTCCGGTTCCGAGTCACAGTACACGGTGGAAACCTTCGGTCGTCCGCGCCGCGTCACCATCGATCCTGACAACTGGGTGCTGAAGTCCACGCCCGACCTCGCCGTCCGCGTTGCCGTTCTGCGCGGACAGCAGCAGGCCGCCCAGGGTGACCTGATTGCCGCGCTGAACGAGTATCAGAAGGCGCTGGACGCCAATAAGAACTCCTCGCTGGCCAACTACCGTATCGGTGAAATCTTCTTCCTGCAGAAGAACTACCAGTCGGCAGCCAACTCCTTCCGCGATTCCCTGCGCGGCGACGGCGACCCGAAGTGGGTGGAAGTGTGGAGCCACATCAAGCTGGGCAACATCTTTGACGTAACCGGGCAGCGCGACCGCGCCGTCAACGAGTACCGCCTGGCTATCCAGACCAACGACAATACGCAGGGCGCTGTCAACGAGGCCCGCGCTCGCATGGCTTCGCCGTACAAGCGGCCGAAGGCTGACGAGTAA
- a CDS encoding ABC transporter permease has translation MLRDIFGQAVEAMRHNLRRTMITIIGMAWGIATVVLLLAYGNGFGKAIEAIFSQWGTNIMGTFPGKTSEQTGGSKAGVIIKFHLDDVERIMETVPGVLRATPVLWKQVPVKNDLHIFTWETDGVMPEIADVQKWEIAEGRFISADDVNARAHVAVIGPEAKDKLFGGVDVLGQTIRVSGIGFQIVGVLKPKMQEGDDNVNRIINIPYSTMSDIKDIKYPDGIWMSYQGNHTQVAQALRKTLGQSHGFKATDKTAIYVADIMEQLAQFQIITIALQVLLTFIGALTLGIAGIGLMNIMLVSVQQRTKEIGVEKALGARRRDILLQFLSEAMVITGVGGAGGMLLAWLVSVCVPRITFYSAIAKGGEAADIRLILSPTIVIVSTSILVLVGLVSGLVPALKASRLNPIDALRYE, from the coding sequence ATGTTGCGAGATATCTTTGGACAGGCCGTGGAAGCGATGCGCCATAACCTGCGGCGCACCATGATCACGATCATCGGCATGGCATGGGGCATTGCCACCGTGGTGCTGCTACTGGCCTATGGCAACGGCTTCGGCAAGGCGATTGAGGCCATATTCTCGCAGTGGGGAACCAACATCATGGGCACCTTCCCCGGCAAGACCAGCGAGCAGACCGGCGGTTCCAAGGCAGGCGTCATCATCAAGTTCCACCTGGACGACGTGGAGCGCATCATGGAGACCGTCCCCGGCGTGCTGCGCGCTACACCCGTGCTCTGGAAGCAGGTTCCCGTAAAGAACGACCTGCATATCTTCACCTGGGAGACCGACGGCGTGATGCCGGAGATTGCCGACGTGCAGAAGTGGGAGATTGCAGAAGGTCGGTTCATCTCTGCCGACGATGTAAACGCTCGCGCCCATGTGGCCGTGATTGGCCCGGAGGCGAAGGACAAGCTCTTCGGGGGAGTGGACGTGCTGGGGCAGACCATCCGCGTCAGCGGCATCGGTTTTCAGATCGTCGGAGTGTTGAAGCCGAAGATGCAGGAGGGCGACGACAACGTCAACCGCATCATCAATATCCCGTACTCGACGATGTCCGATATCAAGGACATCAAGTACCCGGACGGCATCTGGATGAGCTACCAGGGCAACCATACCCAGGTGGCGCAGGCGCTGCGTAAAACCCTGGGGCAGAGCCATGGCTTTAAAGCCACGGACAAGACCGCCATCTACGTTGCCGACATCATGGAACAGCTCGCGCAGTTCCAGATCATCACCATCGCGCTGCAGGTACTGCTCACGTTCATCGGAGCGCTCACGCTTGGCATCGCAGGCATTGGCCTGATGAACATCATGCTGGTGAGCGTGCAGCAGCGGACCAAGGAAATTGGCGTAGAAAAAGCACTGGGCGCGCGGCGGCGTGACATCCTGCTGCAGTTCCTGTCCGAGGCCATGGTGATTACCGGTGTCGGCGGAGCGGGCGGCATGCTGCTGGCATGGCTGGTCAGCGTCTGCGTGCCGCGCATCACCTTCTACTCGGCCATTGCCAAGGGCGGAGAGGCGGCGGACATTCGCCTGATTCTCTCCCCCACCATTGTGATCGTCTCGACCAGCATCCTGGTTTTGGTCGGTCTGGTGAGCGGTCTGGTGCCGGCGCTGAAGGCTTCGCGGCTGAACCCGATTGATGCCCTGCGGTACGAGTAG
- a CDS encoding ABC transporter permease produces the protein MGLFGDIVGQVFRAIWAHKLRSFLTMFGIAWGVASLLLLIGMGEGFRSGQQRQLKSLGENIIMMWGGTLLSNQGNLRPYKLTLEDEAEIRTQAPDVANVTGFLQRGDLKQQSQFQSAGGTVMGIEANYPTVRALPLGKGRYLNEADMKERRMVAVIGKKSETLLFPNGGNGLNEFITINGYRFQVVGVAQWIGRGNRDGDNQRVYIPLSVMQNIFPMKGENIPQDALTSIQYQPFDPSRNTEAKTEVRRIVAENHNFDPTDEESIEEWDTIKSQQTVGKIFTAMDVFLGGVGIVTLALGAVGIVNIMLVTVSERTREIGLLKALGATRSSILGQIMMEGLVLTGVSGFVGITGAAIFMGVLGLMMGDSQIGFDPPRIVPWSAALAMGTLTLCGVLACLYPAHKASMLEPVEALRKD, from the coding sequence ATGGGTTTATTCGGTGACATTGTCGGGCAGGTCTTTCGTGCTATCTGGGCGCACAAGCTGCGTTCGTTCCTCACCATGTTCGGTATTGCCTGGGGCGTCGCCTCGCTGCTTCTGCTCATCGGCATGGGAGAGGGCTTTCGTTCGGGCCAGCAGCGGCAACTGAAGAGCCTGGGTGAAAACATCATCATGATGTGGGGAGGCACGCTGCTCTCCAACCAGGGAAACCTGCGGCCCTATAAGCTCACTCTGGAAGACGAAGCCGAGATCCGTACCCAGGCGCCGGATGTGGCCAATGTCACCGGCTTTTTGCAGCGCGGCGACCTGAAGCAGCAGAGCCAGTTCCAGAGCGCCGGCGGCACGGTGATGGGCATTGAGGCCAACTATCCCACGGTGCGCGCTCTGCCGCTCGGCAAAGGCCGTTACCTGAACGAAGCCGACATGAAGGAACGCCGCATGGTGGCGGTGATCGGCAAAAAGAGTGAGACACTGCTGTTTCCCAACGGCGGCAACGGGCTGAACGAGTTCATCACGATCAACGGCTACCGTTTCCAGGTGGTCGGCGTGGCGCAGTGGATCGGCCGCGGCAACCGCGACGGCGATAATCAGCGTGTCTATATCCCCTTGTCCGTAATGCAGAACATCTTCCCGATGAAGGGCGAGAACATTCCGCAGGACGCGTTGACCTCGATCCAGTACCAGCCTTTCGATCCTTCGCGGAACACGGAAGCCAAGACCGAAGTGCGGCGCATCGTCGCGGAAAACCATAATTTTGACCCCACCGATGAAGAGTCGATCGAGGAGTGGGACACCATCAAGAGCCAGCAGACGGTCGGCAAGATCTTCACCGCCATGGATGTCTTTCTGGGCGGTGTTGGCATTGTCACGCTGGCGCTGGGCGCGGTGGGCATCGTGAACATCATGCTGGTCACAGTCTCCGAGCGCACGCGCGAGATTGGCCTGCTGAAGGCGCTTGGAGCGACGCGCTCCAGCATCCTTGGCCAGATCATGATGGAGGGGCTGGTGCTCACCGGTGTCAGCGGTTTTGTTGGTATCACTGGCGCGGCGATCTTCATGGGCGTACTTGGATTGATGATGGGCGACAGTCAGATCGGCTTTGACCCGCCACGGATCGTTCCGTGGTCGGCTGCTCTGGCGATGGGGACCTTGACGCTGTGTGGCGTGCTGGCCTGCCTGTACCCGGCGCATAAAGCGTCGATGCTGGAGCCGGTCGAGGCTCTGAGGAAGGATTAG
- a CDS encoding 3-hydroxyacyl-CoA dehydrogenase NAD-binding domain-containing protein, which yields MQPLRVAVIGAGRLGPSFALECARAGFSTVLEDVMPHKLRRAGEQIEQAGLEVELVSTVEAAVREADIAIDFVPDELESKLEIFSLIDRMAPPKTIICTPSDALSISDLASCTYRSERCAALKGLGGGDVTLVRGTDSSDETIALVQGLLERLGRTVRLETDTMAPMLTKNL from the coding sequence ATGCAGCCGTTACGTGTGGCCGTGATTGGAGCCGGACGCCTGGGACCCAGCTTTGCGCTGGAGTGCGCCCGCGCCGGCTTCTCCACGGTGCTGGAAGACGTAATGCCGCACAAGCTTCGCCGTGCCGGGGAGCAGATTGAGCAGGCCGGGCTCGAAGTAGAGCTGGTCAGCACGGTGGAAGCTGCAGTCCGCGAAGCCGATATCGCCATCGATTTTGTGCCCGATGAACTGGAGTCGAAGCTCGAGATCTTCTCACTGATCGACCGCATGGCTCCCCCAAAGACCATTATTTGTACCCCCTCCGATGCGCTGAGCATCAGTGATCTGGCCAGTTGCACCTACCGCTCGGAGCGCTGTGCCGCCCTGAAGGGGCTTGGCGGCGGCGATGTCACGCTGGTGCGCGGAACTGACTCCTCTGACGAGACCATTGCCCTGGTTCAGGGATTGCTGGAACGCCTGGGCCGCACCGTCCGTCTCGAAACGGACACCATGGCTCCCATGCTGACCAAGAACCTGTAA
- the malQ gene encoding 4-alpha-glucanotransferase — protein MDRTQRISGILLHLTSLPSLGGIGDMGPAAYAFVDFLHGAKQRLWQVLPLSPVGYGNSPYAALSAFAGNPLLISLEKLAEDGWLPWERLQGLTPAGGPVDFGAAEQKRHLLAEAAAHFLDAPKGQAWQLFEGFCEEHKDWLNDWVMYAVLRLRYDYACWNDWPQELATRQPEALARLRAESGRELAIEQVIQFFFAHQWGQLLAYCHERDVRVMGDVAIFVNYDSADVWTHPKQFALDKDLRPVEVSGVPPDYFSETGQKWGNPLYDWEAMEKDGFSWWVDRARRATQLYDLIRLDHFRGFEAYWSVPAKDETAINGQWVEAPGDALFTVLRRELGSLPFVAEDLGMITPEVDALRMKFDMPGMKILQFGFGDRGAHGYLPHLYEENSVVYTGTHDNNTTLGWWLENVGDEEKQHVQTYLGGFTHDAQIVWAMIRAAEASISRICILPLQDVLHLGSSARMNTPALPDGNWSWRYEPDALHPDFVRQLAALMEMTDRDGWVDPETLGPPEEQGTED, from the coding sequence GTGGACCGTACACAGAGAATTTCAGGAATCCTGCTTCATCTCACATCGCTTCCATCGCTGGGCGGTATCGGCGACATGGGGCCTGCTGCCTATGCTTTTGTTGACTTCCTGCACGGCGCCAAACAGCGCCTGTGGCAGGTGTTGCCGCTTAGCCCGGTAGGCTATGGCAACTCGCCGTATGCGGCGCTGTCGGCCTTCGCGGGCAATCCTCTGCTTATCAGCCTGGAGAAGCTGGCCGAAGACGGCTGGCTGCCGTGGGAACGCCTGCAAGGGCTTACTCCGGCGGGCGGCCCGGTGGACTTTGGTGCCGCGGAGCAGAAGCGCCATCTGCTGGCGGAAGCCGCCGCTCATTTTCTGGATGCGCCGAAAGGCCAGGCATGGCAGCTTTTTGAAGGCTTCTGCGAAGAGCACAAGGACTGGCTGAACGACTGGGTGATGTATGCCGTCCTGCGTCTGCGTTATGACTATGCCTGCTGGAATGACTGGCCGCAGGAGCTGGCTACGCGCCAGCCGGAGGCGCTGGCCCGGTTGCGGGCAGAGAGTGGCCGCGAACTGGCCATTGAGCAGGTGATCCAGTTCTTCTTCGCCCACCAGTGGGGGCAGTTGCTGGCCTACTGCCATGAGCGCGATGTGCGTGTGATGGGCGATGTCGCCATCTTTGTGAACTACGACAGCGCCGATGTCTGGACACATCCGAAGCAGTTTGCCCTGGACAAGGATCTGCGCCCGGTAGAGGTCTCCGGTGTGCCGCCGGACTACTTCTCCGAAACGGGGCAGAAGTGGGGCAACCCGCTGTATGACTGGGAAGCGATGGAGAAGGACGGCTTCTCCTGGTGGGTGGATCGCGCCCGCCGCGCAACGCAGCTCTATGATCTGATCCGCCTCGACCATTTCCGCGGGTTTGAGGCCTACTGGTCGGTTCCCGCAAAGGATGAGACGGCGATCAACGGCCAGTGGGTGGAGGCTCCGGGCGATGCCTTGTTTACCGTGCTGCGGCGTGAGCTGGGTTCGCTGCCGTTTGTGGCGGAAGACCTCGGCATGATCACGCCGGAGGTCGACGCGCTTCGTATGAAGTTCGACATGCCGGGCATGAAGATTCTGCAGTTTGGCTTCGGCGATCGCGGAGCGCATGGCTACCTGCCGCACCTCTATGAAGAGAACTCGGTGGTCTACACCGGCACCCATGACAACAACACCACGCTGGGCTGGTGGCTGGAAAACGTTGGCGACGAAGAGAAGCAGCATGTGCAGACGTACCTTGGCGGCTTCACCCACGATGCGCAGATCGTGTGGGCGATGATCCGTGCGGCGGAGGCATCGATCTCGCGTATTTGCATTTTGCCGCTGCAGGATGTGCTGCACCTGGGCAGCAGCGCACGCATGAACACGCCGGCGCTGCCGGACGGCAACTGGAGCTGGCGTTACGAGCCGGATGCTCTGCACCCTGACTTTGTCAGACAGCTTGCGGCGTTGATGGAGATGACCGACCGCGATGGATGGGTGGACCCTGAGACACTGGGGCCTCCGGAAGAGCAGGGCACCGAGGATTGA
- a CDS encoding peptidylprolyl isomerase, protein MIRILQKDNRLTKALFAIIIGAAVVTMVITLVPGIFDNDATTSGVYASVRRPGIFGRLGESEDIPTAQVNSIAERQLQSQRLPDFALPFMAQRVAQGLIQRAVLKQEANRLHLEVTQQDVRNELRTRYAQIFFPGGNFIGEEKYKQLITSQGISVQDFEKDVRDGLLLDRLQSMITGGVSVSDNAVREAYRKQGVKVKFDYAVVDGEEIKKSLNPSDSELESFFKNNAARYASAVPEARKLSYIAFDASNLPGGRPQISDADIQSYYNQHLAEYKVEAQVKVRHILIAVPQGADAKTDAAAKAKAESLQKQVKGGADFAKLARENSDDPGSKEKGGDLGMVRKGQMVPEFEKQSFSTAAGQTSDVFKTQFGYHFLQVTEKQDERTRPLAEVKDSIRPLLEQQKVGGAMQDFANKLSAEAAKQGLAATASAHGLKVQTTDYLGADGVIAGVPDGSSMLSKAFSVKKGDAPASVATGDGFAVFQVDDIRAAHAPAFADWKSHVADDFKSERAPQVVNAKLKQLADRAKVLNDLKKAAAEEKVTVKTSELVGATGTVPDIGSMSGPASVAFTLPQGGVSGPINLGPNGVVLVILDKQEPSAEEIAKNFTKTRDAMLNQQRQEVFAVYVTKRVEEYEKAGAIKLNKQAAAPVQP, encoded by the coding sequence ATGATCCGCATTCTTCAAAAAGACAATCGCCTCACGAAAGCTCTCTTCGCCATCATTATTGGCGCCGCCGTTGTCACCATGGTCATTACCCTGGTTCCGGGTATCTTTGACAACGATGCAACCACCAGCGGTGTGTACGCCAGCGTCCGCCGTCCTGGCATCTTCGGCCGCCTCGGTGAGTCGGAAGACATTCCCACCGCACAGGTCAACTCAATTGCCGAGCGTCAGCTCCAGTCACAGCGTCTGCCGGACTTCGCTCTGCCGTTCATGGCACAGCGCGTGGCCCAGGGCCTGATCCAGCGCGCCGTCCTGAAGCAGGAGGCGAACCGCCTGCACCTGGAAGTAACGCAGCAGGACGTTCGCAACGAGCTGCGCACGCGCTACGCCCAGATCTTTTTCCCCGGCGGCAACTTCATCGGAGAAGAGAAATACAAGCAGCTGATCACCTCGCAGGGCATCTCGGTGCAGGATTTCGAGAAGGACGTTCGTGACGGCCTTCTGCTGGATCGTCTGCAGTCGATGATCACCGGCGGAGTCTCTGTCAGCGACAACGCCGTGCGCGAGGCGTATCGCAAGCAGGGCGTGAAGGTGAAGTTCGACTACGCAGTGGTTGACGGCGAGGAGATCAAGAAGAGCCTGAATCCCTCCGACAGTGAACTGGAGTCGTTCTTCAAGAACAACGCTGCCCGCTATGCTTCGGCCGTACCTGAGGCTCGCAAGCTGAGCTACATTGCCTTCGACGCCTCGAATCTGCCCGGCGGACGCCCGCAGATCTCCGACGCGGACATCCAGAGCTACTACAACCAGCACCTGGCCGAGTACAAGGTTGAGGCGCAGGTGAAGGTTCGCCACATCCTGATCGCCGTGCCGCAGGGCGCGGATGCCAAGACGGATGCCGCAGCCAAGGCCAAGGCCGAAAGCCTGCAGAAGCAGGTAAAGGGTGGAGCGGACTTCGCCAAGCTGGCCAGGGAAAACTCGGACGACCCGGGCAGTAAGGAAAAGGGCGGCGATCTGGGCATGGTTCGCAAGGGCCAGATGGTTCCCGAGTTCGAGAAGCAGTCGTTCTCGACGGCTGCCGGTCAGACCTCCGATGTCTTCAAGACGCAGTTCGGTTACCACTTCCTGCAGGTAACGGAGAAGCAGGATGAGCGCACCCGGCCGCTGGCCGAGGTGAAGGACTCGATCCGTCCGCTCCTGGAGCAGCAGAAGGTGGGCGGCGCCATGCAGGACTTCGCTAACAAGCTTTCGGCTGAGGCCGCCAAGCAGGGCCTGGCTGCTACCGCATCCGCGCACGGTCTGAAGGTTCAGACCACGGATTACCTGGGCGCCGACGGCGTCATCGCCGGTGTTCCCGATGGTTCGTCCATGCTGAGCAAGGCTTTCTCCGTCAAGAAGGGCGACGCTCCGGCTTCGGTTGCAACCGGCGACGGCTTCGCGGTCTTCCAGGTGGACGACATCCGCGCGGCGCATGCTCCAGCCTTTGCAGACTGGAAGTCGCATGTTGCCGATGACTTCAAGTCCGAGCGCGCTCCGCAGGTCGTGAATGCCAAGCTGAAGCAGCTTGCTGATCGCGCCAAGGTGCTCAACGACCTGAAGAAGGCCGCGGCTGAGGAGAAGGTCACCGTCAAGACCAGCGAACTGGTGGGCGCAACGGGTACGGTTCCGGATATCGGCAGCATGAGCGGCCCGGCATCGGTAGCCTTTACCCTGCCGCAGGGCGGTGTTTCGGGTCCCATCAACCTTGGACCCAACGGCGTTGTCCTGGTCATCCTGGACAAGCAGGAGCCCTCGGCTGAGGAGATCGCCAAGAACTTCACCAAGACCCGTGATGCCATGCTGAACCAGCAGCGTCAGGAGGTCTTCGCCGTCTACGTCACCAAGCGCGTGGAGGAGTATGAGAAGGCCGGCGCCATCAAGCTGAATAAGCAGGCAGCCGCACCGGTTCAACCGTAA